The Syngnathoides biaculeatus isolate LvHL_M chromosome 6, ASM1980259v1, whole genome shotgun sequence genome has a window encoding:
- the irak4 gene encoding interleukin-1 receptor-associated kinase 4 isoform X1 — protein sequence MPTCELMASFVAMRKHSTDPDDRWKEVIISIRKSDGEFKYTQQHVRRFEGLVAQGKSPTVELLHDWGISNATVGELVDILKSQKLLAAASMLLPEEIVSTETPRVYSASEPNSTHATLPTMKMVQTEMTLAPAAEERQSPIQLENEPDHASGFTTFSYKELMEITRNFDERPTSDGGCRLGEGGFGTVFKGFLRDKPVAIKKLNLIDDLSSDELENQFQQEVQTLTVLKHENLVDMVGYSSDGQHPCLVYAYMANGSLLDRLACFEGSPPLSWGQRCSIAVGTARGLEYLHSNHHVHRDIKSANILLDENLVAKISDFGLTRASAKQTASTVMTERIVGTCAYMAPEALRGEITPKSDVFSFGVVLLEILSGLSPVDENREPQLLLDMRHDIDDEDEDLTLEAFVDQTMSDWDTSQVDGVYSLAGSCLQERKNRRPLIVQVLSKLNEVIKNISLESYA from the exons atGCCGACCTGTGAGTTAATGGCCAGTTTCGTGGctatgagaaaacattccacag ACCCCGACGACAGGTGGAAGGAAGTCATCATTTCCATCCGGAAGTCCGACGGCGAGTTCAAGTACACTCAGCAGCATGTCAG GCGATTTGAGGGCCTCGTCGCTCAGGGTAAAAGCCCCACAGTGGAGCTGCTGCACGACTGGGGCATATCCAACGCCACAGTGGGAGAACTGGTGGACATTCTCAAGAGTCAAAAGTTACTGGCGGCCGCCAGCATGCTGTTACCCG AGGAGATAGTTTCTACAGAGACACCTCGCGTCTATTCTGCGTCAGAACCCAACAGCACACATGCAACTTTGCCCACCATGAAAATGGTTCAGACGGAGATGACGTTAGCGCCTGCTGCCGAGGAACGTCAGAGTCCGATCCAGCTGGAGAATGAACCAGACCACGCATCAG GTTTCACCACGTTCTCATACAAAGAGCTGATGGAAATCACCCGAAACTTTGACGAGCGTCCCACGTCCGACGGCGGCTGCCGGCTCGGGGAAGGGGGCTTTGGGACCGTCTTCAAAGGTTTCCTGCGGGACAAACCCGTGGCCATTAAAAAACTCAACCTC ATTGATGACCTCTCCTCTGACGAACTGGAAAATCAGTTCCAGCAGGAGGTCCAAACGTTGACGGT GTTGAAACACGAGAACCTGGTGGACATGGTGGGCTACTCATCTGACGGACAGCACCCGTGTTTGGTTTACGCCTACATGGCTAACGGATCCTTGCTGGACAGACTGGCTTGCTTT gaaGGAAGTCCTCCGTTGTCCTGGGGCCAGAGGTGCTCGATAGCTGTCGGAACAGCAAGGGGTTTGGAGTATTTGCACAGCAACCATCATGTTCACAGAGATATTAAAAG TGCAAATATCCTGTTAGATGAAAATCTGGTGGCCAAGATCTCAGACTTTGGCCTGACGAGAGCCTCGGCCAAGCAGACGGCATCGACGGTGATGACGGAAAGGATCGTCGGTACCTGCGCGTACATGGCACCCGAGGCGCTTAGGGGGGAGATCACTCCGAAATCGGATGTCTTCAGCTTTGGAGTG GTGCTGTTAGAAATACTGTCCGGACTCTCTCCAGTAGATGAAAACCGCGAGCCGCAGCTTTTG TTGGACATGAGGCACGACATCGACGACGAAGATGAGGACCTCACCCTGGAGGCCTTTGTGGACCAGACCATGAGCGACTGGGACACGAGCCAGGTGGATGGCGTGTACTCTTTGGCTGGCAGCTGTCTCCAGGAGAGGAAGAACAGACGGCCGCTGATCGTGCAG GTGCTGTCCAAGCTCAATGAAGTGATCAAAAACATTTCACTGGAGTCTTATGCGTAG
- the irak4 gene encoding interleukin-1 receptor-associated kinase 4 isoform X3 — MLLPEEIVSTETPRVYSASEPNSTHATLPTMKMVQTEMTLAPAAEERQSPIQLENEPDHASGFTTFSYKELMEITRNFDERPTSDGGCRLGEGGFGTVFKGFLRDKPVAIKKLNLIDDLSSDELENQFQQEVQTLTVLKHENLVDMVGYSSDGQHPCLVYAYMANGSLLDRLACFEGSPPLSWGQRCSIAVGTARGLEYLHSNHHVHRDIKSANILLDENLVAKISDFGLTRASAKQTASTVMTERIVGTCAYMAPEALRGEITPKSDVFSFGVVLLEILSGLSPVDENREPQLLLDMRHDIDDEDEDLTLEAFVDQTMSDWDTSQVDGVYSLAGSCLQERKNRRPLIVQVLSKLNEVIKNISLESYA; from the exons ATGCTGTTACCCG AGGAGATAGTTTCTACAGAGACACCTCGCGTCTATTCTGCGTCAGAACCCAACAGCACACATGCAACTTTGCCCACCATGAAAATGGTTCAGACGGAGATGACGTTAGCGCCTGCTGCCGAGGAACGTCAGAGTCCGATCCAGCTGGAGAATGAACCAGACCACGCATCAG GTTTCACCACGTTCTCATACAAAGAGCTGATGGAAATCACCCGAAACTTTGACGAGCGTCCCACGTCCGACGGCGGCTGCCGGCTCGGGGAAGGGGGCTTTGGGACCGTCTTCAAAGGTTTCCTGCGGGACAAACCCGTGGCCATTAAAAAACTCAACCTC ATTGATGACCTCTCCTCTGACGAACTGGAAAATCAGTTCCAGCAGGAGGTCCAAACGTTGACGGT GTTGAAACACGAGAACCTGGTGGACATGGTGGGCTACTCATCTGACGGACAGCACCCGTGTTTGGTTTACGCCTACATGGCTAACGGATCCTTGCTGGACAGACTGGCTTGCTTT gaaGGAAGTCCTCCGTTGTCCTGGGGCCAGAGGTGCTCGATAGCTGTCGGAACAGCAAGGGGTTTGGAGTATTTGCACAGCAACCATCATGTTCACAGAGATATTAAAAG TGCAAATATCCTGTTAGATGAAAATCTGGTGGCCAAGATCTCAGACTTTGGCCTGACGAGAGCCTCGGCCAAGCAGACGGCATCGACGGTGATGACGGAAAGGATCGTCGGTACCTGCGCGTACATGGCACCCGAGGCGCTTAGGGGGGAGATCACTCCGAAATCGGATGTCTTCAGCTTTGGAGTG GTGCTGTTAGAAATACTGTCCGGACTCTCTCCAGTAGATGAAAACCGCGAGCCGCAGCTTTTG TTGGACATGAGGCACGACATCGACGACGAAGATGAGGACCTCACCCTGGAGGCCTTTGTGGACCAGACCATGAGCGACTGGGACACGAGCCAGGTGGATGGCGTGTACTCTTTGGCTGGCAGCTGTCTCCAGGAGAGGAAGAACAGACGGCCGCTGATCGTGCAG GTGCTGTCCAAGCTCAATGAAGTGATCAAAAACATTTCACTGGAGTCTTATGCGTAG
- the irak4 gene encoding interleukin-1 receptor-associated kinase 4 isoform X2 yields MSDSVTRSTYIRKLRYSALCRVADFLDPDDRWKEVIISIRKSDGEFKYTQQHVRRFEGLVAQGKSPTVELLHDWGISNATVGELVDILKSQKLLAAASMLLPEEIVSTETPRVYSASEPNSTHATLPTMKMVQTEMTLAPAAEERQSPIQLENEPDHASGFTTFSYKELMEITRNFDERPTSDGGCRLGEGGFGTVFKGFLRDKPVAIKKLNLIDDLSSDELENQFQQEVQTLTVLKHENLVDMVGYSSDGQHPCLVYAYMANGSLLDRLACFEGSPPLSWGQRCSIAVGTARGLEYLHSNHHVHRDIKSANILLDENLVAKISDFGLTRASAKQTASTVMTERIVGTCAYMAPEALRGEITPKSDVFSFGVVLLEILSGLSPVDENREPQLLLDMRHDIDDEDEDLTLEAFVDQTMSDWDTSQVDGVYSLAGSCLQERKNRRPLIVQVLSKLNEVIKNISLESYA; encoded by the exons ATGAGCGACTCGGTGACTCGGTCGACTTACATACGTAAACTCAGATACAGCGCACTTTGTCGGGTGGCTGACTTTTTAGACCCCGACGACAGGTGGAAGGAAGTCATCATTTCCATCCGGAAGTCCGACGGCGAGTTCAAGTACACTCAGCAGCATGTCAG GCGATTTGAGGGCCTCGTCGCTCAGGGTAAAAGCCCCACAGTGGAGCTGCTGCACGACTGGGGCATATCCAACGCCACAGTGGGAGAACTGGTGGACATTCTCAAGAGTCAAAAGTTACTGGCGGCCGCCAGCATGCTGTTACCCG AGGAGATAGTTTCTACAGAGACACCTCGCGTCTATTCTGCGTCAGAACCCAACAGCACACATGCAACTTTGCCCACCATGAAAATGGTTCAGACGGAGATGACGTTAGCGCCTGCTGCCGAGGAACGTCAGAGTCCGATCCAGCTGGAGAATGAACCAGACCACGCATCAG GTTTCACCACGTTCTCATACAAAGAGCTGATGGAAATCACCCGAAACTTTGACGAGCGTCCCACGTCCGACGGCGGCTGCCGGCTCGGGGAAGGGGGCTTTGGGACCGTCTTCAAAGGTTTCCTGCGGGACAAACCCGTGGCCATTAAAAAACTCAACCTC ATTGATGACCTCTCCTCTGACGAACTGGAAAATCAGTTCCAGCAGGAGGTCCAAACGTTGACGGT GTTGAAACACGAGAACCTGGTGGACATGGTGGGCTACTCATCTGACGGACAGCACCCGTGTTTGGTTTACGCCTACATGGCTAACGGATCCTTGCTGGACAGACTGGCTTGCTTT gaaGGAAGTCCTCCGTTGTCCTGGGGCCAGAGGTGCTCGATAGCTGTCGGAACAGCAAGGGGTTTGGAGTATTTGCACAGCAACCATCATGTTCACAGAGATATTAAAAG TGCAAATATCCTGTTAGATGAAAATCTGGTGGCCAAGATCTCAGACTTTGGCCTGACGAGAGCCTCGGCCAAGCAGACGGCATCGACGGTGATGACGGAAAGGATCGTCGGTACCTGCGCGTACATGGCACCCGAGGCGCTTAGGGGGGAGATCACTCCGAAATCGGATGTCTTCAGCTTTGGAGTG GTGCTGTTAGAAATACTGTCCGGACTCTCTCCAGTAGATGAAAACCGCGAGCCGCAGCTTTTG TTGGACATGAGGCACGACATCGACGACGAAGATGAGGACCTCACCCTGGAGGCCTTTGTGGACCAGACCATGAGCGACTGGGACACGAGCCAGGTGGATGGCGTGTACTCTTTGGCTGGCAGCTGTCTCCAGGAGAGGAAGAACAGACGGCCGCTGATCGTGCAG GTGCTGTCCAAGCTCAATGAAGTGATCAAAAACATTTCACTGGAGTCTTATGCGTAG